DNA sequence from the Acidobacteriota bacterium genome:
TTCAACCTTTCTCGCCTGGTTTGGCCCAGCGCGCTGGCGGGTCGAAGACAAAATTGATTTAGGCCTTGCCGCCCCGTCCGGCATCCCTTACCACTGGTTCGCGGCCTTCTGGGAAGCGCCGTGGAAACTCGCCTTTCAGCCCAGCAGTTTTTTTATCGAAGCCCGCCTATCGCTGCCGTTTTTCTGCTTGATCCCGCTGTTGCTGTGCCTTGCCGTATGCCGCAAACAAATCACCTGGCTGTGGTGGCTGGTGTACGCTTACTTGGTCTTTGTGTATTTGCTGGCGCCGCAAATGCGCTACTTGTTGGTGATCCTTCCACTGGTGGCGTTAATGGCGGGACAGACCACCGATTGGCTTTGGCATTCGCCGTGGTTGCGCCCGCGCCAGCGCTGGCTGGGCGGCGTGGTTGCGCTGCTATGTGTGATCAGTTGGCCTTTCGCCGCGCGGCGTTTGCAACAAGCCTGGCCCGCCGCACAACTGCCCGTCACGACGGGACAGCGCGCCGCTTATCTCAGCGCCTTGCATCCGGCTTACGGCGCCTATCAATGGCTCAACCGCACGCGCGGCAGCAACTATGTTCTTTACGCCTTTGGACAGGATCGGCTGACCTATTTTGCCGATGGGACGGTGATGGGAGATTTTTTTGGGCCGGCGGCGTATCGCCGCATCCTCGAAAATCAGCGCGACAGCGCGGCTTTATTCCAGGTCTTGACGCGCCTGGGCGCGGAGTATTTTTTGGTGGATGAGAACCCGCAGCTTCAGCCGCTGGCGCGCGATGAATTTTTCGCGGCGCATTTCAAGCCGGTCTTTCAACAAGGCGCGGTGGTGTTATATCAGCTTCTCCCGTAATGGCGCGCTTGATAACCATTGTTGGATTTGAGCGCCACCGCCTCATGCAGCGTTCGGCGTCTCGCAATTACGCTGTTTCCGTTTGGAGTAGTTCTCGAATCCAATCGCTCTTCGCACATGCCAGCACCGTTTTGCCTTTGCCATCCTTGAGCGCAGTGCTTACCCCAAACGAAAGAAAATCTCGGATGATCTGGCGCTGTGCAGCGCGCGCCGCTGCCGTTCCGGAACCACCGCGACCGGTATCCTGTACCGCCAGGTGAAAGGGCGTCGAACCGGGCTTGTTCTGGCGTGTCGCGTCGCTGCCCGCCTCGAGCAGGAAGCGCGTCGCGGCGGCGCAGCGCGTCCGGACGGCGCGGTGCAAGGGGGTCGCGCCGTTCTTGTCCTGCGCCTGCAAGTCCGCCCCTGCCTCAAGCAGGCATTTGAGAGTCTCGACTTGCTGCATTGGATCCCACACAGCGCTGGCTAGATAACCGTCCGCCGCATAGTGGAGCGGGCCGCTCCAGCGCTGGTTCTTTGCCGAGTTCGGATCCGCTCCCGCCGCCAGCAGCATGCGCACGATCTCGACGCGATACCCGGCGGCAGCCAAATGCAGCGCGGTATCACCGACGTATAGCCAGTGAAAAATCTTGGCCTCATGCAGTATCGCTTGGCGGACGCTTGCAGTCACAAGCGCAGGATCGGCTTTCAACATGGCTTGGACGACTGCGCGGTCGTCATCAAGTATGGCGTCAAGGAGTGTGTCCATAATTGGATTCTTTGGGAACTTTACGTTACCAGGTCGCAAAACTAGATCGGTTTTCATTTGCGTGTACGGTAGGCGCGCGGCTTTTGCCATACACCGAAGTGAAACGCCGAAGCGCCGCTTGCTCACGCGCGCGGTACTGTCCCGCTGCGCGGCTTTTGCCATACACCGAAGTGAAAACCGATCTAAACATTGCCAATACAGTTCGTCCACGCACCAAGCTTCACCGGGTTCAAGCAAACGAATCAATGGATGTTTAGTCTTGTGGTGTCATCATTCACAGCTAATAAGACCGATTTCGCGCTAAGCTCATTGTGCTTGATCGGTCGCGTCCGGGCGGCGCGAGACGACGCATTTGACGGTCAGGCTTTGCACCACTTCGCCGCGCTGATTCAGCGTCTCGCTGCGCACGGTGACCATTCCACGGTCAGGCCGTGAGCGCGAAGGAGTGACTTCCAGAATTTCGTTCTCGACGTGCAACGTGTCGCCGGGCCGGGTCGGACGCGGCCAACTCAGTTCCCCGCCCGCGCCGATAATGCCGCCGCGGATCGGCAACCCGCTCTCGACCTGCAAGCGCATGGTGAGCGCCGCCGTATGCCAGCCGCTCGCCGCCAGCCCGGCGAACAAACTGTCTTTCGCCGCATCGTCATCCAGATGGAAGGGTTGCGGGTCGAACTGCTGGGCAAAGGCTTTGATCTGCGCTGCGTCCAGCGTATGCGTGCCGCTGGTGAAGCGCTGACCGGGTTGCAAGTCTTCAAGAAAGAGTAATTGGTTTGAATCCATCATCCTGCTTTAACGATAACTCCTTTCCAGCGTCTTCATACTCTTCTCAATGGGCCTTTCACAAGCCGCCTGCTTTGTTTGGGTCTTCATCAGCCCTCGGTGATGATTATGCATGAGCGCCGCGGGATTTGATCGGTCGTGACAATGCCAAGCATGACGAAAAGCGCCAGCACGACGAGTTGCGTGAAGACGAACGGCGATTCGGATTGCGTCGGCGCCAGCGCCTGCAAGGCCGGCGCTTGTCGTTGCATTTTTCTCCCTCCTTCTGCCAGCGGTAGTGAACTCAAGCTTTTCCGTGGCGTTGCGTCCACGCCACGAGATTCTGTAACAACTGCCGAATGAACTCTTGCGTCGGCTCATCCGTCAGATTTCCTTCCTGATCGAAGCGCGTGTGAGCGCTGCCGATCATCACTTCGGGTTGATTGATGGGAAACATGTTCAGGAACACCATGATCTGGCGCAGATGGTATTGCGCCCGCACCGTGCCGAACGTCCCGACCGATGCGCCCATCAGCGCCGCCGGTTTCCCGTTCCAGGCGCTGTCGCCATAAGGCCGCGACGCCCAGTCAATCGCGTTTTTCAGCACACCGGGAATGGAGTAGTTGTATTCGGGCGTCACGAAGAGAATCGCGTCCGCCGCGCGTATCCGCCGCTTTAGTTCGACGACTTTGGCGGGCGGATTTTGGTCTTCGTCCTGATTGAAAAGGGGGATGCCGTCCAGTTCGAAGATTTCGAGGACTGCGCCTTCGGGCACCAGTTGGGCGGCAGCGCGCAGCGCGGCGCGATTGTACGAGGCGCGCCGCAAACTGCCCGCGATACCGAGAATGTGAATGGGTTGCTTCATCAGAGGTTCTCCTTTTGGTTGTGATGCAATGACCGCCGCCCATGGTGTTGCGCGGCGGTCGTGATGATCAGGCCGCAAAGCCGCCATCAATCTTAAGGTTTGCCCCCGTGATGTAGCCAGCCTCGGCGCTCGCCAGATATGCCACCAGCCCGGCGATTTCCTCCGGCTGTCCGTAACGATGCAACGCCATGATTCCTTTCAACGTGTCGGCAAAGGGGCCATCCGCCGGGTTCATTTCGGTGTCCACCGGGCCAGGCTGAATGTTATTGACCGTGATGCCGCGCGGGCCAAGATCACGAGCCAGGCCGCGCGTGAATCCGGCCACCGCGCCTTTGGTCAGGGCATAAACCGAACCGCCCACAAACGGCATCAGATCGCTGTTGACGCTGCCGATGTTGATAATGCGTCCGCCGTCGCGCAGATGAGCAACGGCTGCGCGCGTCATCAGAAACACGCCTTTGATATTGATGGCGACGATCCGGTCGAACTCTTCAATCGAAAACTGGTCAATCGGCGCGAGCGTGGCGATGCCCGCGTTATTCACCAGAATGTCGAGCCGCCCGAACGTCTCCACCGTTGCGGCGATGGCCCGTTGCACGGCTTCGGCATCGGCGCCGTCGGCGTGGATGGCGCGGGCCTTGCCGCCCGCCGTTTCAATGGCGCGCACGACTTCCTCGGCCTTTTGCGGCGAACTGGCGTAAGTGAACGCGACCGCCGCGCCATCGGCAGCCAGGCGTTGCGCGATGGCCGCGCCGATACCTTTTGAGCCGCCCGTCACGACGGCCACCTTGCCCGCGAGTTTCTTTGGCTCTGTAGTCATACTGCTCCTTTTGTTTTTGCGATATTCGCGCGTTTCAAACGGCTTTCCCACTACGCCTATACTATGCGCAAAGCTTGCGCAGGACGAACGCCAATCAATAACCGGCGACTTCAATGACAGCATTTGGCAAAGGCCTGCGGGGCTTCTTGCGGCAACGGCTTCACATTGTCAGCACGACGCGGAACTCGGCGTCGCCGCTCAGCATACGCGCGTAAGCCTCCGCCGCTTTTTCGAGCGGATAGGTTTCAATCATGGGGCGCACGCCGGTGAGTTCGGCGAAGCGCAGTGTGTCCTCGGCATCAATCGGTGTTCCCGAGGCCCAGCCTTGAATCGTTCGACTTCCGAAAATGAGCTGTACCGGCGTGACCTCGATGGGGGCCAGATCCGCGCCGACGACCATGAGCTTGCCGTTCGGCCCCAGACCATCAATCAACTCGGACATCGCTTTTGAGCTTGGGGCGGTGGCTAGAATGACCTGTGCGCCGCCCAGCTTTTGCAATTCCTCGGCAGCGTTCGTCGCTTTGCTGTCTATGTACACGTGCGCTCCGAGTTGCTTGGCGAGCGCCGCATTCTCAGGCCCACGCCCGATGGCCGCGACTTTATAACCAGACTTGTTCGCGAATTGAATTCCGAGGTGACCCAGACCGCCGATCCCCTGCACCGCGACAAGGTCGCCGGGGAACGCTCCGCTGTGCCGCAGCGCGTTGAAGGTGGTAATTCCAGCGCAGAGCAGCGGTGCTGCTTCGACATCACTTAGACTCTCTGGCACCGCGACCAGTGCCTCCGCTGGAGCCACCATGTATTGCTGGTAGCCGCCGTCATAGCTGATGCCCGCTATTTTCATATTCCGGCAATTGCCAAAATCTCCGCGCCGGCACGCTGTGCACGTGCCGGCGTGGCCGCCGTGCCAGCCGACGCCGACGCGCTGTCCCATTGTCCACGCGGAAACACCAGCCCCCACTTCATCAATGATGCCTACCACCTCGTGTCCTGGAACACGGGGATACTGAATGCCAGGCCAGCCGTCTTTTGTGAGCACATCGCTGTGGCAGACGCCACAGGCCTGCACCTTGATGCGCACCTGCCCTGCCTCGGGGGTGGGAATCTCGCGTTCGACGATTTGAAAATCGGCTCCCGCCTTAGGAACCTGCGCCACCTTCATTGGCGCTGTTGCGACTTTTGCCGTTGCCATAACTCCTCCTATGAATTTCCAGCCATTGTTGAAAAGCACACGTTGCTACCTTTGTGCTGCTTTATCTACTAATCGGCGGCTCTTTCACCGCTTCTGCGACTTCAGACTATGAACTTTCGGAACAAGCGATACATCACGAAATCGAATGGTTTTTCGCTACCACTTTCAAGAGTATGGAGACATCCCACTATCGTGGTACTGCGGTGCGTGTATGCCGCGCGGTCTTTGATTTACCGCCAGCCACCCCCCAGCGCGCGGTAAAGCTGCACGACCGAAAGCAATTCGTTGCGGCGCAGTTGCGCTAGCAGCAGTTCACCCTGAAACAGATTGCGCTGCGCGTCGAGCACTTGCAGATAGCTGTCGAGGCCCCCGCGATAACGCAGCGTCGAGAGATTGACCGTGTCCTGCAAAGCTTTGACCAACTGCTCTTGCTGCCTGCGCTCTTCGACGGTCTGGCGATTGGCGACGAGCGCGTCAGAAACCTCGCGGAAGGCGCTTTGAATCGCGCGCTCGTAGCTGATGAGCGCTTCCTGTTGCAAGGCTTCGATCAGTTGCACGTTGGAGCGAAGGCGGTTGGCATTGAAAATCGGCACGGTCGTCACCGGCGCGAATGTCCAGGTGCGCGCAGGGCCGGTAAACAAGTCCGAGAGCGCGCGGCTCTGCACGCCGAAAAGCGCCGTCAAGCCGATCTGCGGAAAATACGCTGCCCGGGCTGCGCCGATACGCGCGTTGGCGGCGATCAGTTGTTGTTCCGCCGCGCGAATGTCCGGGCGGCGTTCGAGCAACGACGACGGCAGCCCGGCGGGTATGGACGCAGGCGCAGCGAGTTCGGCCAGCGTCTTGCCGCGCGCGATGTCACCGGGATTGCGCGCGGCAAGCAGGCTAAGCAGATTTTCGGTTTGTTCGATCTGTCGCGTTACTGAAGCGAGCTGCCGCGTCGTCGTGTAAAGAAACTGCTCCGCCTGCCGCACGTCCAGCCGTGTGGTGACGCCTTGCCGTAAGCGCAGCGTGGTGAGTTCCAAGCCTGCTTCGGCAATGGCCTTGGTCTGACGAGCGATCTCCAGTTCCGCATCGAGTTCGCGCAGGCTCAGGTAATTGCTCGTCACGTCGCTGATCAGCGTCGTGACGACGCCG
Encoded proteins:
- a CDS encoding ankyrin repeat domain-containing protein, encoding MKTDLVLRPGNVKFPKNPIMDTLLDAILDDDRAVVQAMLKADPALVTASVRQAILHEAKIFHWLYVGDTALHLAAAGYRVEIVRMLLAAGADPNSAKNQRWSGPLHYAADGYLASAVWDPMQQVETLKCLLEAGADLQAQDKNGATPLHRAVRTRCAAATRFLLEAGSDATRQNKPGSTPFHLAVQDTGRGGSGTAAARAAQRQIIRDFLSFGVSTALKDGKGKTVLACAKSDWIRELLQTETA
- a CDS encoding MaoC family dehydratase, which codes for MMDSNQLLFLEDLQPGQRFTSGTHTLDAAQIKAFAQQFDPQPFHLDDDAAKDSLFAGLAASGWHTAALTMRLQVESGLPIRGGIIGAGGELSWPRPTRPGDTLHVENEILEVTPSRSRPDRGMVTVRSETLNQRGEVVQSLTVKCVVSRRPDATDQAQ
- a CDS encoding NAD(P)H-dependent oxidoreductase, which translates into the protein MKQPIHILGIAGSLRRASYNRAALRAAAQLVPEGAVLEIFELDGIPLFNQDEDQNPPAKVVELKRRIRAADAILFVTPEYNYSIPGVLKNAIDWASRPYGDSAWNGKPAALMGASVGTFGTVRAQYHLRQIMVFLNMFPINQPEVMIGSAHTRFDQEGNLTDEPTQEFIRQLLQNLVAWTQRHGKA
- a CDS encoding 3-oxoacyl-ACP reductase FabG, which codes for MTTEPKKLAGKVAVVTGGSKGIGAAIAQRLAADGAAVAFTYASSPQKAEEVVRAIETAGGKARAIHADGADAEAVQRAIAATVETFGRLDILVNNAGIATLAPIDQFSIEEFDRIVAINIKGVFLMTRAAVAHLRDGGRIINIGSVNSDLMPFVGGSVYALTKGAVAGFTRGLARDLGPRGITVNNIQPGPVDTEMNPADGPFADTLKGIMALHRYGQPEEIAGLVAYLASAEAGYITGANLKIDGGFAA
- a CDS encoding alcohol dehydrogenase catalytic domain-containing protein, with translation MATAKVATAPMKVAQVPKAGADFQIVEREIPTPEAGQVRIKVQACGVCHSDVLTKDGWPGIQYPRVPGHEVVGIIDEVGAGVSAWTMGQRVGVGWHGGHAGTCTACRRGDFGNCRNMKIAGISYDGGYQQYMVAPAEALVAVPESLSDVEAAPLLCAGITTFNALRHSGAFPGDLVAVQGIGGLGHLGIQFANKSGYKVAAIGRGPENAALAKQLGAHVYIDSKATNAAEELQKLGGAQVILATAPSSKAMSELIDGLGPNGKLMVVGADLAPIEVTPVQLIFGSRTIQGWASGTPIDAEDTLRFAELTGVRPMIETYPLEKAAEAYARMLSGDAEFRVVLTM
- a CDS encoding efflux transporter outer membrane subunit, producing MKLRILLVMLLATALSACLTGKNYKRPTAPAPPQYRGAPETTEPAISLADTNWPALFQDERLTALVTAALAQNYDLRIAAARVLQARAQLGVTRASQLPTFDANGQPTSNRTSAIGANKFVPRDADTAVEFTQTGFALAWELDVWGRLRRLTEAARAQYLASEEVRRGVVTTLISDVTSNYLSLRELDAELEIARQTKAIAEAGLELTTLRLRQGVTTRLDVRQAEQFLYTTTRQLASVTRQIEQTENLLSLLAARNPGDIARGKTLAELAAPASIPAGLPSSLLERRPDIRAAEQQLIAANARIGAARAAYFPQIGLTALFGVQSRALSDLFTGPARTWTFAPVTTVPIFNANRLRSNVQLIEALQQEALISYERAIQSAFREVSDALVANRQTVEERRQQEQLVKALQDTVNLSTLRYRGGLDSYLQVLDAQRNLFQGELLLAQLRRNELLSVVQLYRALGGGWR